Proteins from a genomic interval of Amycolatopsis sp. cg13:
- a CDS encoding aldo/keto reductase produces MTIETNRVPQLELTNGVRIPQFGLGVFQIPPEETAARVREALEAGYRHLDTAQMYRNEEGVGAGIRDSGVPREEIFVTTKLANDAQGHDNAINAMEGSLQRLELDYVDLYLIHWPLPKQDKYVATWHGFEELQRAGKARAIGVSNFQIPHLERLAAESATVPAVNQIELHPALQQPELRAYHEAHGIVTEAWSPLAQGEVLEDPLLAELAEKHGKTPAQIVLRWHIQIGNVVFPKSSSPKRMRENIDIFDFSLSDSDLDVLSGLDEGRRTGFDPDTFEG; encoded by the coding sequence ATGACGATCGAGACGAACCGCGTTCCGCAGCTCGAACTCACCAACGGCGTCCGGATCCCGCAGTTCGGCCTGGGCGTCTTCCAGATCCCGCCGGAGGAAACCGCCGCGCGGGTGCGCGAAGCGCTGGAGGCGGGCTACCGGCACCTCGACACGGCGCAGATGTACCGCAACGAAGAGGGCGTCGGCGCGGGCATCCGCGATTCCGGCGTGCCGCGCGAGGAAATCTTCGTCACCACGAAGCTGGCGAACGACGCGCAGGGCCACGACAACGCGATCAACGCGATGGAAGGCAGCCTGCAGCGGCTCGAATTGGATTACGTCGATCTTTACCTGATCCATTGGCCGTTGCCGAAGCAGGACAAGTACGTGGCGACCTGGCACGGCTTCGAGGAACTCCAGCGCGCCGGAAAGGCCCGGGCGATCGGGGTGTCCAACTTCCAGATCCCGCACCTGGAACGGCTGGCCGCTGAGTCGGCGACAGTGCCCGCGGTGAACCAGATCGAGCTGCATCCCGCGTTGCAGCAACCGGAATTGCGCGCCTACCACGAGGCGCACGGCATCGTGACCGAGGCGTGGAGCCCGCTCGCCCAAGGCGAGGTGCTCGAAGACCCGCTTCTGGCCGAACTGGCCGAAAAACACGGCAAGACGCCCGCCCAGATCGTGCTGCGCTGGCACATCCAAATCGGCAACGTCGTGTTCCCGAAGTCGTCGTCGCCGAAGCGGATGCGGGAGAACATCGACATCTTCGACTTCTCCCTCAGCGACAGCGACCTCGACGTCCTCAGCGGCCTCGACGAAGGCCGCCGCACGGGCTTCGACCCGGACACCTTCGAAGGCTGA
- a CDS encoding STAS domain-containing protein, with the protein MTPHISGVTAPVELTVRAARRADAIHLAPVGDLDAATAPVFAEAVAPLTGPVVVDLSGVAFLSCAGVRALLDAHERIPRFTVVPGPAHAVRRCLAVTGADEILGVRETVAA; encoded by the coding sequence ATGACTCCCCACATTTCCGGCGTCACCGCGCCGGTCGAATTGACTGTTCGCGCGGCCAGGCGGGCGGACGCGATCCACCTCGCCCCGGTCGGCGATCTCGACGCGGCGACAGCGCCCGTCTTCGCGGAGGCGGTCGCGCCGCTCACCGGGCCGGTGGTCGTCGATCTGTCCGGCGTCGCGTTCCTGAGCTGCGCCGGCGTCCGCGCCCTGCTCGACGCGCACGAGCGGATCCCCCGGTTCACGGTCGTGCCCGGCCCGGCGCACGCGGTCCGGCGGTGTCTCGCGGTGACCGGCGCGGACGAAATCCTCGGTGTCCGCGAGACTGTCGCCGCCTGA
- a CDS encoding sugar ABC transporter ATP-binding protein, whose product MGDGGVALAELAGVSKTYGGVRALGAVDFTAAKGEVHALLGENGAGKSTLLKILSGEVAAGEGAIRIAGEAVRFARPADARRAGVAMIHQELDLVPALSVAENVFLGREPHTRGGTIDRRRMVARTLEVLERSGVDLDPRTPVERLRTGEQQLVTIAKALSLDARILLMDEPTSALSPREVERLFTVIDQLRADGAAIVYVSHRMDEIGRVADRATVLRNGEVVAEFSAAELTAERAAEAMVGRPVHLMFRADSVSSPDQEDVLRVENLVVRPRPGRREPDGISLTVRAGEIVGVAGLLGAGRTELLEALYGASGAKLLGGRILLHGKDFRPRSPRRSLRSGIAFVPEDRRIAGLALEHSVVANTVLSIVERLARFGIVPGRREREVAGKEAGRLGVKLGSLADPVGSLSGGNQQKVVLGRALLTEPVLLLLDEPTRGVDVGAKAEIYRLLGEAARSGVGVLLASSEPAELVGVCDRVVVLRGGRSVHELDTAHAGEAELLAASMGDVR is encoded by the coding sequence ATGGGCGACGGCGGCGTCGCGCTGGCCGAGCTGGCCGGCGTCAGCAAGACCTACGGCGGGGTGCGTGCCCTGGGCGCGGTGGACTTCACCGCGGCGAAGGGGGAGGTGCACGCGCTGCTCGGCGAGAACGGGGCAGGCAAGTCCACGCTGCTGAAGATCTTGTCCGGGGAGGTCGCCGCCGGGGAGGGGGCGATCCGGATCGCGGGGGAGGCGGTCCGGTTCGCCCGTCCGGCCGACGCGCGCCGCGCCGGGGTCGCGATGATCCATCAGGAACTGGACCTCGTTCCCGCGCTTTCCGTGGCGGAGAACGTCTTTCTCGGCCGAGAACCGCACACCCGCGGCGGCACGATCGACCGGCGGCGGATGGTCGCTCGGACTCTTGAGGTGCTGGAGCGCTCCGGCGTCGACCTCGACCCGCGGACGCCGGTCGAACGGCTCCGCACCGGTGAACAGCAGCTCGTCACCATCGCGAAAGCACTGTCGCTGGACGCTCGGATTCTCTTGATGGACGAACCGACGTCGGCGCTGTCGCCGCGCGAGGTGGAGCGGCTGTTCACGGTCATCGACCAGCTGCGCGCCGACGGGGCGGCGATTGTCTACGTGTCGCACCGGATGGACGAGATCGGCCGCGTCGCGGACCGCGCGACGGTGCTGCGCAACGGCGAGGTCGTCGCGGAGTTCAGCGCGGCGGAGCTGACTGCCGAGCGGGCCGCGGAGGCGATGGTGGGCCGTCCGGTGCACCTGATGTTCCGCGCGGACAGCGTGTCCTCGCCGGACCAGGAGGATGTGCTGCGGGTCGAGAATCTGGTGGTGCGGCCTCGTCCTGGGCGGCGGGAGCCGGACGGGATCAGTCTCACCGTGCGTGCCGGGGAGATCGTCGGGGTCGCCGGGTTGCTCGGCGCGGGGCGGACGGAGCTGCTGGAAGCGCTGTACGGCGCGTCCGGGGCCAAGCTGCTGGGCGGGCGGATTTTATTGCACGGCAAGGATTTTCGGCCACGGTCGCCGCGCCGGTCGTTACGGTCCGGGATCGCGTTCGTGCCGGAGGACCGGCGGATTGCGGGGCTGGCGCTGGAGCATTCCGTCGTGGCGAACACCGTGCTGTCCATTGTGGAGCGACTGGCTCGGTTCGGGATTGTTCCTGGCCGCCGCGAACGTGAGGTGGCCGGGAAGGAAGCGGGGCGGCTCGGAGTGAAACTGGGGTCGCTCGCCGATCCGGTGGGTTCCCTGTCCGGCGGGAATCAGCAGAAAGTGGTGCTGGGCCGGGCCTTGCTCACCGAACCGGTGCTGCTGTTGCTGGACGAACCGACGCGCGGGGTGGACGTGGGGGCGAAGGCGGAGATCTACCGGTTGCTCGGCGAGGCCGCGCGGAGCGGCGTCGGGGTGCTGCTGGCGTCGTCGGAACCGGCCGAGCTGGTCGGGGTGTGCGATCGCGTGGTGGTGCTGCGCGGCGGACGCAGCGTGCACGAACTGGACACGGCTCATGCTGGTGAGGCGGAACTGCTCGCCGCGTCGATGGGAGACGTCCGGTGA
- a CDS encoding SsgA family sporulation/cell division regulator encodes METEPQVVRATIIFGLRTFGSVPLPVRADLEYDPADPFAVSVGYHAGGGVVRWLFGRDLLADGLLAPAGDGDVQVRPAADDSRVLVELNAPDGSAVLEAAANELADFLDRTYDEVPVGSEDRCFDFDEELAKLALRD; translated from the coding sequence GTGGAAACCGAACCGCAGGTCGTCCGCGCGACGATCATCTTCGGGCTGCGCACGTTCGGGTCCGTCCCGCTGCCGGTGCGCGCCGATTTGGAATACGACCCGGCGGATCCGTTCGCGGTGTCGGTCGGCTACCACGCCGGCGGCGGCGTCGTGCGCTGGCTGTTCGGGCGCGACCTTCTCGCCGACGGCCTGCTCGCCCCCGCGGGCGACGGGGACGTCCAGGTGCGACCGGCCGCCGACGACAGCCGCGTGCTCGTCGAGCTGAACGCGCCCGACGGTTCCGCGGTGCTGGAGGCGGCGGCGAACGAACTCGCCGACTTCCTCGACCGCACCTACGACGAGGTTCCGGTCGGCTCCGAAGATCGTTGCTTCGACTTCGACGAAGAACTGGCGAAGCTCGCCCTCCGCGACTGA
- a CDS encoding ABC transporter permease: protein MRGRAVLAAVFRFQSVFGLVLVFAAAIVFSPHRDGELVFLGSGNLFNVVRAISEIGIIAVGMTLVILVGGIDLSVGSVMGLASVGVALLLTSGGWGLVPGVLTILALGFGFGLLQGIASARFRIQSFIVTLAGMQIARGIARMWSGGEGVSITYGDGPGQAPVPFSLLGERTFGGVVPIPALFFVVVAALAVLVLRASAFSRHVYAIGGNEKAAVLSGVPVTRVKVLVFGLCGLLAALAGIVHAGQYNFGGPNDGAGYELNAIAAVVIGGTSLSGGRGSVSGTVAGALLVGVLDNILQLNDIDSNVQLIVVGVVIVLAAGLQRLRPATA from the coding sequence GTGAGGGGGCGCGCCGTGCTGGCCGCGGTGTTCCGGTTCCAGAGCGTTTTCGGGCTGGTGCTCGTTTTCGCCGCCGCGATCGTCTTCTCCCCGCACCGCGACGGGGAGCTGGTGTTTCTCGGCAGCGGCAACCTGTTCAACGTCGTCCGCGCGATCTCCGAGATCGGCATCATCGCGGTCGGCATGACGTTGGTGATCCTGGTCGGCGGCATCGATCTGTCGGTGGGCTCGGTGATGGGGCTGGCCAGCGTCGGCGTCGCGCTGTTGCTCACCAGCGGCGGCTGGGGCCTCGTGCCGGGCGTGCTGACGATTCTCGCGCTCGGGTTCGGTTTCGGTCTGCTGCAAGGGATCGCGAGCGCGCGGTTCCGGATTCAGTCGTTCATCGTGACGCTCGCCGGGATGCAGATCGCCCGCGGGATCGCCCGGATGTGGTCCGGCGGCGAAGGCGTTTCGATCACCTACGGCGACGGTCCCGGTCAGGCTCCGGTGCCGTTCTCGCTGCTCGGCGAGCGGACGTTCGGCGGCGTGGTCCCGATTCCGGCGCTGTTCTTCGTGGTCGTCGCCGCGCTGGCGGTGCTCGTGCTGCGGGCGAGCGCGTTTTCCCGGCACGTGTACGCGATCGGCGGCAACGAAAAGGCGGCGGTGCTGTCCGGGGTGCCGGTGACCCGGGTGAAAGTGCTGGTCTTCGGCTTGTGCGGGCTGCTCGCCGCGCTGGCCGGAATCGTCCACGCGGGACAGTACAACTTCGGCGGGCCCAACGACGGCGCCGGCTACGAGCTGAACGCCATCGCGGCCGTCGTGATCGGCGGGACCAGCCTGTCCGGCGGGCGCGGGTCGGTGTCCGGCACCGTCGCGGGCGCTCTGCTGGTCGGCGTGCTCGACAACATCCTCCAGCTCAACGACATCGATTCGAACGTCCAGCTGATCGTGGTCGGCGTGGTGATCGTGCTCGCCGCGGGCCTGCAGCGGCTGCGCCCGGCCACGGCATAG
- a CDS encoding substrate-binding domain-containing protein, with translation MSGIIRGGAVLAGLALVAACGTTHENAPGASSGTAPAAKQCHGPSGKYKIGMSQANLAEPYRVRMDDDVRKTAAGVSQFSVSYADAAQDNAKQVEQVNTFLTQGIDLLIISPNEATPLTSVVKKAYDQGIPVLVLDRKVDGDGYTSFIGADNVDIGRQAGKFFADKLLPHGGNVVELKGLAGSTPAKERSDGFNQGITDRNITVVGSADADWLRDKGQQQADALLKAHPDAQAMFSENDPMAEGARIAAQNAGRGDLPIVGIDGLPVPEGGIKAVEAGRLSATFIYPTGGKEAVAAAKKLLVDCQTVPKTQTLPTRLVTRDNAAQVYAELNRS, from the coding sequence ATGTCCGGCATCATCCGCGGCGGGGCGGTCCTGGCGGGGCTGGCCCTCGTCGCCGCCTGCGGGACGACCCACGAGAACGCACCGGGCGCGTCGTCCGGCACCGCGCCTGCTGCGAAGCAATGCCATGGCCCGAGCGGCAAATACAAAATCGGGATGAGCCAAGCGAATCTCGCCGAACCGTACCGCGTGCGGATGGACGACGACGTCCGCAAGACAGCGGCCGGGGTGTCGCAATTCAGCGTCAGCTACGCGGATGCGGCGCAGGACAACGCGAAACAGGTAGAACAGGTCAACACTTTTCTCACCCAGGGCATCGACCTGCTGATCATCAGCCCGAACGAGGCGACGCCGCTCACCAGCGTCGTGAAGAAGGCTTACGACCAAGGCATTCCGGTACTAGTGCTGGACCGGAAGGTGGACGGCGACGGATACACGTCCTTTATCGGCGCGGACAATGTGGACATCGGCCGCCAAGCGGGCAAATTCTTCGCCGATAAATTGCTGCCGCACGGCGGAAACGTCGTCGAGTTGAAAGGTCTCGCCGGGTCGACGCCCGCCAAGGAACGCAGCGACGGATTCAACCAGGGCATCACTGACCGCAATATCACCGTCGTAGGCAGCGCGGACGCGGATTGGTTGCGGGACAAGGGACAACAGCAGGCGGACGCGTTGCTCAAGGCGCATCCGGACGCGCAAGCGATGTTCTCCGAGAACGACCCGATGGCCGAAGGCGCGCGCATCGCCGCGCAGAACGCTGGCCGCGGGGACCTGCCGATCGTCGGCATCGACGGCCTGCCGGTGCCAGAAGGCGGTATCAAAGCGGTAGAGGCGGGCCGTCTGTCCGCGACCTTTATTTACCCGACCGGCGGCAAGGAAGCCGTTGCCGCGGCGAAGAAACTGCTCGTCGATTGCCAGACGGTGCCCAAGACGCAGACCCTGCCCACCCGCCTGGTGACACGCGACAACGCGGCCCAGGTCTACGCCGAGCTGAACCGGAGCTGA
- a CDS encoding L-fucose/L-arabinose isomerase family protein — protein sequence MARIGVLAVSDGRDHVHRRNTGFIRSKVDEFTAALTAAGHDVVTGGLVATNTTATAAARSVAASSVDVTVLYYAVWAFPHFTMLAADATPGPLLLVASTDPTEPGLVGMLAAGGALDQIGRSHTRLWGAPSDPGLIAEVGAHASAAAAVGSLRGSTFGRFGGRPMGMNTAVANTDQWMRQFGVDVEEIDQYELVRRAESGSSAEAVTGRKWLEQHATVHYDGDQLTPELLERQLRLYLAVRDVAAERNLDFSGIKAQPELTEHFATADVAEALLNDPYDWNGPKAVHVTATEADMDGALTMQLMHRITGTPVLFADVRHYHPDRDVWDLCNSGQHATWFAARSEDPAENLAKVHLYPEVFFFPAGGASVQHIAAPGRMTLARLSRLDGEYRMQLMLGEFENYDDRTTEELVSRSTREWPHAFARLDVAAETFLSRFGANHIHAVPGDRRKELRAAAGLMGVRVEEWSR from the coding sequence ATGGCGCGAATCGGTGTCCTTGCCGTATCCGACGGGCGCGACCACGTGCACCGGCGGAACACCGGCTTCATCCGGTCCAAAGTGGACGAGTTCACCGCGGCCCTGACCGCGGCGGGCCACGACGTCGTCACCGGGGGACTGGTCGCCACGAACACCACCGCCACCGCGGCCGCCCGCTCGGTCGCCGCGAGCTCGGTGGACGTGACGGTGCTGTATTACGCGGTGTGGGCGTTCCCGCACTTCACCATGCTGGCCGCGGACGCGACACCGGGCCCGTTGCTGCTGGTCGCGAGCACCGACCCGACCGAGCCGGGCCTGGTCGGAATGCTCGCCGCCGGCGGTGCGCTGGACCAGATCGGCCGCTCGCACACCCGCTTGTGGGGCGCGCCTTCCGACCCCGGGCTGATCGCCGAAGTCGGCGCACACGCGAGCGCCGCCGCAGCCGTCGGTTCGTTGCGGGGTTCGACATTCGGCCGGTTCGGCGGGCGGCCGATGGGGATGAACACCGCGGTGGCCAATACCGATCAATGGATGCGCCAATTCGGCGTGGACGTCGAGGAAATCGACCAGTACGAACTGGTCCGCCGCGCGGAATCCGGTTCTTCCGCCGAAGCCGTCACCGGTCGAAAATGGCTGGAACAACACGCCACCGTGCATTACGATGGAGATCAGCTCACCCCGGAATTGCTGGAACGACAACTGCGCCTGTACCTGGCTGTGCGCGATGTCGCGGCGGAGCGGAACCTGGATTTCTCCGGTATCAAAGCACAACCGGAGCTGACGGAGCATTTCGCGACGGCTGATGTCGCCGAGGCGCTGCTCAACGACCCTTACGACTGGAACGGCCCTAAAGCCGTGCATGTCACCGCCACGGAGGCGGACATGGACGGTGCGCTGACCATGCAGTTGATGCACCGGATCACCGGGACGCCAGTGCTTTTCGCCGACGTCCGGCATTACCACCCGGATCGGGACGTGTGGGATTTGTGCAACTCCGGCCAGCACGCGACGTGGTTCGCCGCGCGGAGCGAGGATCCGGCGGAGAATCTGGCCAAGGTGCACCTCTATCCGGAGGTTTTCTTCTTTCCGGCAGGAGGCGCCTCGGTACAGCACATCGCTGCCCCGGGCCGGATGACCTTGGCGAGGCTGAGCCGGTTGGACGGGGAATACCGGATGCAGTTGATGCTGGGGGAGTTCGAGAACTACGACGATCGGACGACGGAGGAATTGGTCTCGCGATCGACGCGGGAATGGCCGCATGCGTTCGCGCGCCTGGACGTGGCCGCGGAGACTTTCTTGTCGCGCTTCGGAGCGAACCACATCCACGCGGTGCCCGGCGATCGGCGAAAGGAACTGCGAGCGGCGGCCGGGTTGATGGGGGTGCGGGTGGAGGAGTGGAGCCGCTGA